The genome window TCTATGTAAGGTTCTTTGGGCCAGTTGATCAACATCTTGCCAGTGCGGTCCAAGGGGATTTCAATGTCCTGTCTGTCCCCTCCTTTAGGTTTGGCACCTTTCAGAATAAGCGAATTTTTTGTTCTTTCCATGGATTGAACGTCCATCCTCTGAAGGAGAGCAGAGAATCCCAGCTGAGGATAATATTCTCCCTGATAATCGAAGATCAGATCAATCCGCCGTCTTACCCCGTCGGGGTCAATACTCACCCTGGGGAAGCCTGCATTGAGAGAATTGGACAAAACTTCATTTATAGCTGGCTTTATATCAATTGCGGGTTCGAAACCCGTATAGGGAACGCTGAAGTAGTGGTTCAGTGATAATTTTTCCTTTGCCAGATCTCTAAGAGATTGGGGTGTCGTATCATCCAGGTCTTCCATCATGTTTACTGTGGCGATGACATTGCCAAAAAAACTGATGGCCCGGCCAAGGTATTCATCGTTGTTCCTGGCTATGAGATTGACATTATTCAGCAATTCCTGCTGCTTTTGATAGTTGTAATCACTCAAAATCGTCTGATAATAGGGAATGTCTTCCAGGGCAATTTGATTATTCTGAAGGGCATTCAGAAAGTCAGCCTGATACTGGGAAAGGTCATAAAAAACATCATTGAACTCATTGGGAATCTGTTCTTCCAGATATCTGTTGTTCAGGCCGGCAGGACTCTTATCGATAAACTCAATATCCAAAATAGCGTATTCCGCACCCAATTCACGCATCAGAATGAGGCCATCGGCAAAAATATCCCGGCTTAAGGGGTACATGTTAATATTTGTAATAGTCAGGTCATCAATATTGACCAGAAGTAGGTCCTCATCTTCAACCACTTTTGGTTTGATACGCAACATGAGGTCATAAACTGAGTTTTCTATGGTCTGAAAAGATTCCAGCGTTAATAGTGACGAAAACAAAATACTCAATAAGAGGGGGATTCCCAGAAACATGTATTTTTTATTCATGAATACCTCCCAGTATTGTTTCATTATAGACGTCTCATCATGGATTTCCATAAAAAAAAGATCAGATTTGAATGAGAGAATCATTTTTTTTGTCAGGAAATTGAAGATCCAAACATAGGAGATCCTATTGTGGGGGCTCCTCTTGCTCTGCATCTTACTGTAGAAATTAAGGAAAAGACTCTGCTGTCCTCATTTTGAAACAGCTCTTCTGGACGGCCTTTTTCTCTGGTACCTCGGTCCTGTATCTATCCCCTTATGAGGGAATCGGATATATTATGCTGTTATGTTTTTGAAAGCAGATAAGCGGAACAGTTCCGATCAGATAAATTCACCAGAAGACCCCTACAATCTTACAACTCATACCCTATCCAACGGACTGACCCTCTATCTTTCCTGCAGAAATCATAAACCGAGGATTGAAACAAGGATTGTCATTAAAGCCGGATCTGCACAGGATCCGGAAGAGTCCACAGGGGCAGCGCATATTCTGGAACATTTGATGTTCAAGGGGTCAGAGTCGATTGGGACTTTGAGGAGATCAGAAGAAAAAGTCCTCCTGGAAAAGATAAGCAGGGCTTTCGAATCTTTGAGAGAGGTTGAGGATGAGGAGGAACGGAAGAAGCTCTTTCAAAAAATTGATGCCCTCAACCAGAAGGCCTCCGTCTTGAGTCTACCCGGAGAGTATGACCGCATCCTTTCCCATCTGGGGGCAAGAGGTGTGAATGCCTATACCAGTGTGAATGAAACAGTTTATAAATGCGATATTCCCTCAATTGAACTGGAGCGCTGGATCAGTCTGGAATCTGAACGATTTTCCAGACCTGTAATCCGCTCTTTCTTAACAGAGATCGAGGCCATCTTTGAGGAATTCAATCAGGATCTGGATGATGATTTTTCCAGGGCCAGGGATTTGCTCCTGGAAAAACTCTTTCCGGGTCATGAATACGGCAGCCACACCATTTTAGGTAAAAAAGAACATATCAAGGCTCCCTCCATTGAGAAAATCGAAGAATTCCGGAATACCTGGTATCGTCCCGAACATATGGCACTCTGCCTGGCCGGAGATTTTGATCGTGAAGAAGCTCTGGAGCTGATAGACAGAACCTGGGGAAAATGGAATCCGCCAAGTCTGGAGAAGCCACTTCCTGGTCCCAGAAATGCAAAACCCCTGAGGCGATCCGAGAAGCATGGCATCAAGGGAGCCGATTCTGAGTTTACTATGACCGGTTTCCGTTTTGGTGGTGTCCGCTCAGAAGATTATGATCCTCTTTGTATGCTGGATCTCATTCTCAGCAACAGTCAGGCAGGGCTCATAGACCTGAATCTGGTGCAGAAGCAGAAGATTCTAGACGGCGGCAGCAGCCTCAGCACGGCAGGCGATTATAGCTGGTTTGTGCTTTATGGTACTCCCGGTCCGGGGCAGTCTCTCGGGTCTGTCCACAGGCTCTTGCTCAAACAGCTGGATCTGATCAGAAAGGGAGAGTTTGATGACCGGCTCCTCAAGGGCGTTATCAAATTTCTAGAGATAGAACAAACTCAGGATCTTGAATCGAACCAAATTGTAGATGCCTTTGCCGACTGTTTCAGTGAGGGAATCAGTTGGTCTGAGTATTTGAACCGTCTAGATAGGCTGAAAAACCTGACGGCCGAAGATTTGATTGCCTTTGTCAAGGATAAGTTCAATGAGTCCTATGTTCGTATAGACAAGAAAGAAGGTGAAGACCCGGCTCAGGAGCTTGTGAATAAGCCCGAGATTACGGCCTTGAACATTGATTATAACAAAGAATCAGCATTCTTTGCTGATCTCAGATCCAGAAATCCGGGTTATCGTAACCCTTCTTTTCCGGATTATAATAGAGACTTGGAACATTGTGACTTGAATCGTGCCGTTAAAATCAGCCGCTGCGCCAATAAGAAAAATGATCTTTTTGAGGTTACCTTTATTTTTCCTGAAGGAAAGAGTTCTTCCCCCTGGCTGCCCATTGCGGGTGATTATTTTCCATATCTGGGAACTGACTCTCTCAGCCCTGACGCCTTGCAGAAAGAAGCTTTTTTATTAGGGATAGACCTTTCTATTCAGGTGGATCTTGAACGGACCGTCTTTTCTTTGTATGGCAAAGATGAGGATCTCGAAAAAGCCCTGTCTTTTACTCAGTCTTTGATCCGGAGAGGGAGGGGAGACCGAAGGAGCTATAGAAAATACATTCAGGGGCTTATCAAAAGGCGGAAGGATGCCAAGCTCAGTAAAAAGGTCCTCCTCTTTGGGGGGCTTTATTCCTGGGGTCTTTATGGTCCGGATTCTCCTTTTAGGGATATCATCGCTGAAAAAGACCTGAAGTCCATGGATGCGGATCATCTGACCCATGAGATCAGGCGTTTATTTGATCTCCCCCATCAACTTTTTTACTATGGAACCAGATCCTTGGATGAAGTCCGGACCCTCTTGATTGATCTGCATCCTGGAACAGGAAATACGCTTACCCTGCGACCTAAAAAAAAGTATGTTGAAAAAGAAGGGGACGGGAATGTCTTCTTTACAAATCATGACATGGTGCAGGCCGAAGTTTTCAGATTGGCGGCTCAAAGCCATTTCAGATCCAGTCATCTGGCATCTATCACTCTGTTCAATGAGTTTTTCGGAGCTGGTCTGAACTCTCTATTTTTTCAGGAAATTCGGGAAGCGAGGGGCCTCGCCTATACGGCCTACTCCAGCATTTCGGTTCCTGAATCCCCTCAAAACAGGCATATCCTTTCAAGTTATCTAGGAACTCAGGCAGATAAACTTCCCGAAGCTTTGAGTGAGATGGAGCGATTGTTTCAAAGAGTCCCAGCCAGGGATCGTCTTTTTGAGGAAGCCAGGACGGCTCTTTTGAAGAGCCAGTCTTCCGAAAGGATCGCCGATGCGGATATATTCTGGAGTTGGTGGGAAGCTCAGGAACTCGGATTGAACCAGGACTACAGGCAGAAGATCTTTCATGATCTGGAAAGCTACAGCTATACCATGATGGAAGAGTATTTCAGGAATTCTGTGATTCCCGTTAAAAACAACATCCTTATTCTGGGAAACCGGGATGAACTCGATCTGAAATCTTTGGAGAAACGCGGTCCTCTTTATGAATTGGACCCGGATGAATTGTTCAATTATTAAAAAACAAAGCAGAAACAGTATTCTTTTCCCTCTCCCTCCTTGTCTTTGTATCAAGTCATGCTAAAATGAGCGATATCTATTTTTTGAGGAAGAGTCATGACAAGAAAAATCTTATGTGTGTTCTTTATTTTATCTTTTTTTACAGCCCCTTTAATGGCTAATTCAGGAATCCTTGGTCTGTGGAAGACCGTTGATGATACGACTGGGGAAGTCAAATCTATTGTTAAAGTGTATGAGTATGAAGGAAAAGTTTTTGGAAGAATCTTGGTGACCTATGAAGAAGGGGTCCTGAAAGATACGTACATCAATCCCATTCATAGGGCAGAAAATGTCAAGGGAACTCCTTTTTTCTCAGGTCTGGATTTTATCTGGAATATGGAGAAAAAAGGAGATAAATGGAAGAAGGGAAAGATCATGGATCCCCAGCAGGGGAAAGTCTATTCATCAGAGATCTGGCTTGAAAACGGAAACCTGATTGTCCGTGGTAAGATTGGTCCCATCGGCCGGAACCAGACTTGGCTCCCGGCCACAGCAAGGGATCTTCCTTCGGGTGTTTCGGACCCAAATAGCATCGTCCCGTCTATTCCCCAATAATAGCACTCCCCCTTTTTTTGGGGGGCTTATTCCGCAGGATAAAGGATGACTTCCAGGTTGTCTTCGTCGGAGAAGTACCGGGAAATCCTATCTTGAAAAACCTCTTTTGTATAATTTCCTTCCAGTTCATTTACAGCAACGATGTCACTGTCGTCCAGGTCCAGAAAGTAGTTTCTTTCCAGACGGGATAGCCAGAAGTTGTTCTTTCTCTGTTCCTCTTCCAGTAAAACAGTTCGCGCTTTTATCACATCCTGAACAAACCGGTCTTCAATTTTTCCATCTTTGATATTGTTCAGGGTTTGTTTGACCAGGTTCACTAAATCTTCTGTTCTTTCCGGATCGCATGAGAAGGAGATCATAAAATAATAGTCTTCATAGGGAACCTTCGCAGGGGTGACAGATACGGATGGGCTGTAGGTGCCTGCTGCATTTTCCCTGATTTCTTCTGTGATCATCATCTGCAGTGAATCAGAGACAGCCTGTATCAGTTGAGTTTCCAGGTTGCTCCATTCCCATTCTCCAGGATAAATCATTGTGACATAGCTCACCGGGTCCTGCCCGCTGCTTAGACTCTCTCTTATTTGTCCCTTGGGGTATCGCAGATTTCTGTCTTGCCAAGTCTCAGGGCTTCCTGCATTTGGAAGGGAAGCCAGATACGTTTCGATCAACGGAATGAGCTGTTCTTCATCAAAGCTGCCTGTGATGAAGAATGTAAAATTTTCAGCCTGGGAAAAACGATCCCTGTAGAAATCAAAAGCCATAGCAGGGTCAATTTCAGGGAGCATTTCTTCCTTAAGCGGCTGGCTTCTGGGGTGATCCTGATATAGCAAAGAGATCAGCAGGTCTGAATACTGGGTCATGGGATTTGAGTCTCTATTTTTTAGATTGTTCCCCAGACGTGTCCTATAGGAATCCCACATGGGTTTATCCAGTCGGGGAGCGCTGAAGTAGAGATAGTTTAGCTGAAAGAGTGTTTCTAAGTCCTTCCTTGTACTGCTGCCTCTTACGCCGCTGCTCATCTCGCTGATCACTGGCTGCAGGCTGGCAGTGGAACCGGCCAGGACTCTATCAAGGTCCTGCTTGGAAAAGGCTCCCACTCCTCCCAATTTAACAATTTGAGAAGCGAAGGAGGCACTCAAATAATTTTCATCCTCTGCCAGTGAAATCCCCCCGGGAGACATGGCGGAAAAGAGGATTTCATTTTCCTTAAAGTCTGTTTTCTTAAGGACAACCCGGACTCCATTACTGAGTGTCAACTCTTCAGCTTTTGCCTCCGTTAGCTCTCTCCTGCCTATTATGCTTCCCGCTTCGGGAACATGTTCCATAAGAGAGGATTCGGTCACTTTGTCTTCCAGAACTTCGGTTTCCGTCTGATTTACTTTGAATTTGATTCCCGAAAGAACGATTGGGTCAATGGCTTCAAGATCGTCCCGCTGGGGTGACATTGTATAGATGACCCTGTTTTCTTCACTCAGCCATTGATGACTTTTCTCTCTGATATCCTCGAGTTTTATGGATTCTATGCTCTCGTTGAAGACGGACCAGAGATACTCAATTCCCGGTGCTGGAGATTGATCCAGGAAATGCCGTACATATTCTTCTGCTAATTCTGCCGATTCTCTGTTATTCCTGTTGTTGTAGGCCGTAAACATTCTAGAGTAGAGCTCTTTGCGGGCTCTGATGAGTTCTGATTCTGTGAATCCATGATCTTTAATTCTTTTTTCTTCAGTCAAGAGTGTCTTGAACCCGCCATATAAGTCGTCTTCAGCTGTCACAACGGTCATGGTGTGAAATGTTTTCTCTCTGGTGAGAGAGCTGAAGTCGACATAAGCATAGCTAAAGGGCGGCTCTGGACTGTTTTGCAGGTCTTCCAGCCTGTTATTGAACATCGTCAGATAGAGATCCTCCATGAGTCCATCCCTGATGTCTGCCTTATTTCTTATTTCTGTTTTTGGGAATTTATTAAAAACGATGGCCGCGGTCCATGTGGCTTCAGGATCGCTTTGATTTGTAAAAACGGTTTCCCTGTGATCGGGAACCGGAGGTTCCACCCGTTCCCGGGGACGTTGTGGGTTTGAATATTTTTCAAACCGTTCTTTAATCTCATTTTCTATGTCTTCCGGGTTAAAGTCACCCACGGCAACGATGGCCATCAGGTCGGGGCGGTACCAATCATTATAAAAGCGGCGGATTGACTCTGCAGTACTGGTTTTAATCGATTCCTCTGTTCCGATGGGAAGCCGTTCTCCATACTGAGATTTATACATAATTTGAGGGTAGGCTGCATCCATCATTCTGCGTGAAGCTCCCAGACCGCGTCGCCACTCTTCTAATATGATTCCTCTTTCTTCTTCTATGTCCTTGGTTTCAAGGCTCATATGGAAAGCCCATTGTTCCAAAATATCCAATCCTGTGCTGAGGTTTTCAGGCTGATCTAGGGGAATCATAAGCTTGTATACAGTTTCATCGAAGGAGGTATGAGCATTGATATCCGGCCCGAATTGCATGCCTATACCCTGTAGATAGTGGACAAGATCATTTTTCTCATAGGAAGCCGTACCATTGAAGGCCATGTGCTCTAAAAAATGCGCCATACCTAGCTGATCCGGATCTTCCATCAGGGAGCCTGCATTGACAGCCAGCCTTAGGACGGCCCTGTTTTCGGGAGTCTCGTTATGCTTGATGTAGTATTGCATACCATTGTCAAGGGTCCCATGCAGGACTGTGGGTTCCAGGGGAATCGCCTCTCCTTGTCCTTCTCCCCAGAGCAGAGGATGCAGAAGTACAAACAATATGAGGAGATATGTATATTTACGCATGTGATTCATAGTGCCTTCCTATTTCGGTCCTGTTAAATAATAGATGATTTTGTAATAAAGGGATGGTATAATCACAAGTATCCCTCTTTTTTCATTGTAACTGATTCTATGTAAAAAAAAAAAGAAAAATGTATGACAAAAATCTAAAAACAGAAGGTATTGATTTATGACTATTAAAGCAAAGCTTCTATCTCTCGTTACAGTTTTCCTTGTATTATTTTGTTCCATTGTTGGTCTCTACTTTATGATTATGGCTCCGATCGAAAAGATTGAAACAGAAAAGAACGTTCTGGATGCCCTGAAAAACAGTATTTTGAACGAACAAATCCTTATGAATAGGCTCTTGGGGCAGTCTCCTTTTGTTCGCATGTCAGAAGACTTTTATGAAAGTGTTGAACAGACAAATTCTCTCTTCGCTGAACTGCAGTCAGTCGAGTATCTAAGAGCGACCAGTGGCAATATTGCGGAAGCCCTGGATATCATCAGCAGGTTGAACGAGATGAAGCTGGAACGATTGACACAGTTTAAGAATGCCGATCAGAAGTTCAGAGAATCCGTTGAAGAGATTTATGTATTCATCGACTCATTTTCTTTTGTAAAAATCTACCAGACAAAACGGTTCTCCGAAAACCTGAATTCAACCAACGCGAACCAGTTTAGTTTTGCTTTTACAAACTATCTCTCCCAGCATAGTATTTATGAAAATGTTCTTGAAAGCTCCGTGACTGTTATTTCAGAGCAGTTTGAGTTTGTAGAAAGAGAAATAAGGGTTGTAGAAAAAAGGAGTCTCACCTACTCTCTCATAGGCTTGATCATCATCCTCTCTCTCGTCTTTACCGGCTCTATCATTTTTACAAATCAGATTGTCAATAATATTAAGAGTATTGAGGGCAGCATTTCCCGTCTCAAGGATGGGGACCTGAGATCCGTAGGAACGGTGAATTCAAAGGACGATTTGGCCAGGCTTAACTCGAATTTATCCCTCTTTCAGAATTCTATGAGAGGCATCATCGACAGGATAAAATGTGTCTCCGATGAGAATCTCATCGTTCGGGACAAGCTGATCAATCAGGTGGAAGATACAACTACGACCAGTCGTAACATCAAGATCAGCACTGATGAGATGAAACAGGATATTCAGGAGCTGGATGAAACCGCA of Oceanispirochaeta crateris contains these proteins:
- a CDS encoding M16 family metallopeptidase; this translates as MFLKADKRNSSDQINSPEDPYNLTTHTLSNGLTLYLSCRNHKPRIETRIVIKAGSAQDPEESTGAAHILEHLMFKGSESIGTLRRSEEKVLLEKISRAFESLREVEDEEERKKLFQKIDALNQKASVLSLPGEYDRILSHLGARGVNAYTSVNETVYKCDIPSIELERWISLESERFSRPVIRSFLTEIEAIFEEFNQDLDDDFSRARDLLLEKLFPGHEYGSHTILGKKEHIKAPSIEKIEEFRNTWYRPEHMALCLAGDFDREEALELIDRTWGKWNPPSLEKPLPGPRNAKPLRRSEKHGIKGADSEFTMTGFRFGGVRSEDYDPLCMLDLILSNSQAGLIDLNLVQKQKILDGGSSLSTAGDYSWFVLYGTPGPGQSLGSVHRLLLKQLDLIRKGEFDDRLLKGVIKFLEIEQTQDLESNQIVDAFADCFSEGISWSEYLNRLDRLKNLTAEDLIAFVKDKFNESYVRIDKKEGEDPAQELVNKPEITALNIDYNKESAFFADLRSRNPGYRNPSFPDYNRDLEHCDLNRAVKISRCANKKNDLFEVTFIFPEGKSSSPWLPIAGDYFPYLGTDSLSPDALQKEAFLLGIDLSIQVDLERTVFSLYGKDEDLEKALSFTQSLIRRGRGDRRSYRKYIQGLIKRRKDAKLSKKVLLFGGLYSWGLYGPDSPFRDIIAEKDLKSMDADHLTHEIRRLFDLPHQLFYYGTRSLDEVRTLLIDLHPGTGNTLTLRPKKKYVEKEGDGNVFFTNHDMVQAEVFRLAAQSHFRSSHLASITLFNEFFGAGLNSLFFQEIREARGLAYTAYSSISVPESPQNRHILSSYLGTQADKLPEALSEMERLFQRVPARDRLFEEARTALLKSQSSERIADADIFWSWWEAQELGLNQDYRQKIFHDLESYSYTMMEEYFRNSVIPVKNNILILGNRDELDLKSLEKRGPLYELDPDELFNY
- a CDS encoding DUF2147 domain-containing protein translates to MTRKILCVFFILSFFTAPLMANSGILGLWKTVDDTTGEVKSIVKVYEYEGKVFGRILVTYEEGVLKDTYINPIHRAENVKGTPFFSGLDFIWNMEKKGDKWKKGKIMDPQQGKVYSSEIWLENGNLIVRGKIGPIGRNQTWLPATARDLPSGVSDPNSIVPSIPQ
- a CDS encoding M16 family metallopeptidase, encoding MNHMRKYTYLLILFVLLHPLLWGEGQGEAIPLEPTVLHGTLDNGMQYYIKHNETPENRAVLRLAVNAGSLMEDPDQLGMAHFLEHMAFNGTASYEKNDLVHYLQGIGMQFGPDINAHTSFDETVYKLMIPLDQPENLSTGLDILEQWAFHMSLETKDIEEERGIILEEWRRGLGASRRMMDAAYPQIMYKSQYGERLPIGTEESIKTSTAESIRRFYNDWYRPDLMAIVAVGDFNPEDIENEIKERFEKYSNPQRPRERVEPPVPDHRETVFTNQSDPEATWTAAIVFNKFPKTEIRNKADIRDGLMEDLYLTMFNNRLEDLQNSPEPPFSYAYVDFSSLTREKTFHTMTVVTAEDDLYGGFKTLLTEEKRIKDHGFTESELIRARKELYSRMFTAYNNRNNRESAELAEEYVRHFLDQSPAPGIEYLWSVFNESIESIKLEDIREKSHQWLSEENRVIYTMSPQRDDLEAIDPIVLSGIKFKVNQTETEVLEDKVTESSLMEHVPEAGSIIGRRELTEAKAEELTLSNGVRVVLKKTDFKENEILFSAMSPGGISLAEDENYLSASFASQIVKLGGVGAFSKQDLDRVLAGSTASLQPVISEMSSGVRGSSTRKDLETLFQLNYLYFSAPRLDKPMWDSYRTRLGNNLKNRDSNPMTQYSDLLISLLYQDHPRSQPLKEEMLPEIDPAMAFDFYRDRFSQAENFTFFITGSFDEEQLIPLIETYLASLPNAGSPETWQDRNLRYPKGQIRESLSSGQDPVSYVTMIYPGEWEWSNLETQLIQAVSDSLQMMITEEIRENAAGTYSPSVSVTPAKVPYEDYYFMISFSCDPERTEDLVNLVKQTLNNIKDGKIEDRFVQDVIKARTVLLEEEQRKNNFWLSRLERNYFLDLDDSDIVAVNELEGNYTKEVFQDRISRYFSDEDNLEVILYPAE